From the Lemur catta isolate mLemCat1 chromosome 1, mLemCat1.pri, whole genome shotgun sequence genome, the window tgattgtggagtaatattccatggtatataaatATGCCATGCATTCCTATGCCTTTGTAGTTGTGAATTGAAGCAGCCACTTTTAGAAGGATTAAAGTGTGTGGCCTAAATGATTAAAATCATTATGCCTTTCTACATAATGATTTGTCATGTATTTTAGGCAGAGTGGTGAATGTGTCTAGCATGATGAGTGTCATGACTCTTAAAAAATGCAGCCCAGAGCTGCAGCAGAAGTTCCGCAGCGAGACCATCACGGAGGATGAGCTGGTGGGGCTCATGAACAAGTTTGTGGAAGATACCAAGAAGGGAGTGCACGAGAAAGAGGGCTGGCCCAACACCGCATATGGAGTTTCAAAGATTGGCGTCACAGTCCTGTCGAGAATCCAGGCCAGGAAACTGAGTGAACAGAGGAAAGGAGACAAAATTCTCCTGAAttcctgctgcccaggctgggttaGAACCGACATGGGGGGACCCAACGCCCACAAAAGTCCAGAAGAAGGAGCAGAGACCCCGGTGTACTTGGCCCTTTTACCCCAAGATGCTGAGGGGCCTCATGGAGAGTTCATATCAGAGAAGAAAGTTCAAGAATGGTGAGCTAGACTCACAGCTCCATCTGTGGGCCCCATTTTGTACCCTGTCCTGATTTGAcccaaatgaaatttaaaatgtcaaaattattcctatccaataaaaaagaaaatcacatcaAAACATCCCTACCAGGTATTCACTAATGTACTACAAATGGAGTAGGCTACTCATGCAGTTGACTGCTAATTCTACAAAGTCTTTTGTAATTTCCTTTGCCTTGTAGGGAGAGGAAAACATGTGATTGCTGAAAATCATGAATGAAAGTCAATAGTTGAATAAATTGTTCTTTATCAATGTCCATGTGTGCAGATTGTTTACATGCTGATCTAGCTCTTTCTCACATGTGTAGTCAACCTAAAAGTTAGATCAAGTGAAGGAACAGTTTAactcaggggtcagcaaacccagaaagtaaagaaggagCCAGACAGTGACTGTCTTCAGCTTTGTGAGGCACACAGTCTGTTTCACGTGCTCACGTCTGCCAGTGGGTAACAGGAAAGCAGACAACCTGTCAACTGTGAGCACAGCTGGACTTGCCCTTGGGCTTTAGGGAGACATGGACAGACCACGGAGGGAAAGGGTGCTGACTTGGTCTCTTTAAGGAGCCAAAGTCACTGCGGAAAAACAACAATGGCAGTGTGTGAAAGGTGAGTGGGTGATTGTATGAACCATCGAGGCATGAAAGACTGAGACAAGAGAATTGTTAAATCTTCTTGATGTAAATATGATATTTATGTAGGCTTGAAGTGTCATGAGGTCCACAACGTTAACATACCTCAGTAAAATATACACAGAGAGATCAATGGATAAGtgaaatataacaattttaataattgttGAGACCTGAAGGATGTATGGGTGTCTATTTTActgttctttcaacttttatttgTTGAAAGCTTTCAAAACATGAGGGAGAAGTTCCAAGCTCTGCCACCTTAGCTCATGAACTCAGGCAACGTCACTGCATTtactgtgcctcggtttcctccgctgtcaaatggggataatagagGACAGCGTATATTGAGGTAAAGTGTTGAAAACAGCACCTGCTGTCATTAGTTCCTGTAAGGGGGCCTGACACTGTCCCCTGTGGTGATGAGAACTACCTATTCACCACCCAACACCCAGCTGGGCTCCAGTGGGCATCAGTAAGTGCCCAcgcctttccctccctcccacagaaTCGCTTCGTGATGCACAAGACCCCTGCCCTCATGATTTCTCACTCTTCCCATGATTTTCAGGCTTAGAGAAATGAAACGTGATTGCCCATTAAAGCAAGGATGGGGCCCTTATTTTAAAGTGAGGTTTACTGTACTGTACTGTATGGAAAAAGATTTACTGTACAGTTTAGCTCTTCAGTAGAGCTGTTCAGATCCTCCTAGTTGTTGTGTTTATATAATCAGAGAGCAGAACAAAAATGCCTAGGTCAAGACTGTGGTATCTCAAATGCTAGTTTGGAAATGTATACTTGAATtgcaaagatatttttcctctggtaccttaaaaataattcctaacTTTAAGTCATTGAAAGAAAGCATGATCCTAAATTTAAGGACCTCATTACctctggggtgagggagggagggacacaaGGCTGTATTGCTAAGGCTTTTTTTTTATGCTGGGAGATAGCTACATGgttctaaaatgaaattttcagaaaaaggcGAAACCATGGCTGTCATACAGATATAAAAACAATGTTGTATCGAAAATGTATTTCACTGATATGATATGAAGCAACCAGGTAGATGTTATAACTGGTTCAAAGGGAAAGCTAAAAGGGCACAGATTTATGTGCGGAAAAAAAGAAACGTACAGCTAAATTGCAAATGTGGACAAAACTGGTGTTTCCACAGAGGGGAGGAAGTCCAACAAGCACTAGACAGGGCAGCATTTGCATCCCTGTCAGTTACCTAAAATGTAGAAAGAGGCAAAATATCTCAAAGAGGGAACAGGGCCATAGCCCTACGCTACAACTCTCCCCTTGCAAACACCCTTCACTCTGCTGCAGGAGCCTGGCAAAACCCCAACCCATGTCC encodes:
- the LOC123630722 gene encoding carbonyl reductase [NADPH] 1-like, whose amino-acid sequence is MSSCRRVALVTGANKGIGFTITRDLCRQFSGDVVLTARDAARGQAAVKQLQAEGLSPRFHQLDIDDLQSIRALRDFLRREYGGLDVLVNNSGIAFKTADTTPFHIQAEVTLKTNFFGTRDVCTELFPLIKPQGRVVNVSSMMSVMTLKKCSPELQQKFRSETITEDELVGLMNKFVEDTKKGVHEKEGWPNTAYGVSKIGVTVLSRIQARKLSEQRKGDKILLNSCCPGWVRTDMGGPNAHKSPEEGAETPVYLALLPQDAEGPHGEFISEKKVQEW